The nucleotide sequence GGTGgtgaaataactttttaaaactaagtTTGCCACATACTTATTGTGGTAGATTAAAAATGAGTGATTATGGCACATAGAAACTATTTGAAGCTATCTAACTCTCTCAACTTCAATTTGCTTCACCTTCAAGAATTTTCTTCACAGCTGCCCTTCCTTTTAACATTTCTGTAAGTTATATTTGATCTAACACTGAGGTTAGTTCATGAGAGGTCTCAACCACTTTGAGAATCTTCAGACGCACTGAGAACTATGAGCACTTTCACCTGGATAGTGCacatatatacagaatatttccTCCATTTTGAGGGAATGTTTAGGCCACCTGACATTCAAAAAGGGATCCTCTTTTTTGTGACTGGGACCTCACTTGTATTCTTCATCACAATGGGTCATACCTCTAGAAATCTGACCACTTATGTAtccctctttctcttctattttaaatttacctTTCTCTACAGAATATTCATTTTAGAATTAAATATGTGCAATCTGCccctttaaaagagaaaaaaacacccATCTCCACTATGCCAATGGGAGTGCTCATCGTTGTTACTAACAAACTCTTAATTGCTTCATGTAACAGATgcatttctgtttttcacttatttttctttgccttAACAACTGGCACTTTGACTACTCCCTGCTTCTCAAGACCCCatccactctggctgctgtggcaTCGTGCGCACCTGACCCTCCTGCCTAACTCTCTGGCTTCTCCTACTCATTCCATTACTTTTTTCCCCATACTCTGTCCCTCTCTTACGTGTTGTTTTCCGGAAAATTTATTCTACATCTTATGTTCTCTCATTTTAGATGAAGACACCGGGTTGCCACGGGCATTCCAATGGAACGTTACTACAATATAATGGTGCCTGGGGCTCTACCTAAggtcaattaaatcagaattcctGGGGAAAGGCCCAGGCACCTGCATTTTTAGAAGCAGTTGAAAAATAGTGCTCCAAATATTCTCTTGGATAATTTTATTCATACTAACAATCTCAACAACAATCTCTATATTTatgacatacatatatacattttcagCACACATCTATCTCTCCACTGAGCTAGAGCTACATGTATCCAATCTTTTTGTGGAGCATCTCCATAAACACAAACTAAacacattatttttcctttaaaccaATTTTTTCCGTCTATATTTCTTTTCTGGGATGGCAATTCCATCTATCTAACAAGTTATCGAGCAACAAATATTAGAACAGTCCCAGGATACCCTATTCTCTGATCCCCTGATCCAGCCACTCatgatccttttttcttttttttttttttttttttttttttgagacggagtctcgctctgtcgcccaggctggagcgcagtggtgcgatctcggctcactgcaagctctgcctccctggttcacgccattctccagcctcagcctcctgagttgctgggaatacaggtgcccgccaccacgcctggctaattttttgtgtttttagtagaaacggggtttcaacatattggccagaatggtctcgatctcctaacctcgtgatccgcccgcgtcggcctcctaaagtgctgggattacaggcgtgagccaccgcgtctggcgaTCCAGTTTCTTAAATACCTCTCAGTTCTTTCATGTACTCCATCACTGATGCCGCTTCTTTAGTATAAGTATTTATTATGATTTACTTGGACTTTTGGAACTGTTTCTTAGTTTATGTTCTTTTCCTTCAGTTACTTCATCATCAAAATCTCACATTATTCCTCAAGTTAAATTACTTCAATGGCACCTCATTGTCTCCAACATAATGTTCAAGATTTTATCCAGCGGGCACAGAAGGAATACCAGGTACCTCTTTGAGACTgcttccctcttcagcctcccgcTGTATTTTCCTCAGATTCTGCAGAAGCCCTAGGATACGCCACGAAGGTCCCCAACCATATCATAGCTCTGAACTTCCGCATACGCTGCTCTATGTAGAGAATAATGCCTTCCCTAGAcattcttcagaaatgaaggtgaGCATCTCTTCTTCCCTGTATTCTCTTTGGCTTCCCCGTCGCAAACTACTTTGTACTAATCCTAGGGCCCCTTTAGATTGTTTACGGAAAGGGACATAGTCCCCAGAGAATATTGTTAAGTCCTATGAGGCAAGTAGCGAGTACCTTTTCTATCAGTTGTAAAAGGAATTTGCACTGCCAGACCTTAGGTTTTCAGTGTTATCCTTTTAATAGCATAGCTAATTGTTTTGCCTTCTTACAGTGTGGTTTATCTTTGCTGAAAATTCAACTTCAAGTAGTAAGGGTGGGGGAAGTTCTTTGGCCCaataattaccaaaaaaaaaatcatttctaaataGAGTCTTAAAATTGGGTAAACAGAAAGCCTGCTTCTTTGAAAAATCTATCAAATAAATGTGTCCCCATTTATAAGTAGTAGAAAGTGCATATATCTTTATCATTAAGACAGTCTTgcctgtgtgtgggggggtggggaaggtgggTGCTTCCAGGTTTTAGGCTATTTAGGTACTAACAGTTGGAATACTGAAAACTTCCATCACCAGATGAAATGCTTCTACATTTTAAACGTTGTACTTAAGAGAGAGGTGTTGGCCGGGAgccatggttcacgcctgtaatcccagcactctgggaggccaaagtcggtggatcacttgaggtcatgagtttgagaccagctggccaacatcgtgaagtgccgtctctaccaaaaatacaaaaattagccaggcatggtggcgtatgcctgtgatcccagctactcgggaggctgaggcaggagaatcgctggaactcagGGGACTctcactttgtctcaaaaaaaaaaaagtgtttacaaGGTTAGTGTAAATGGGAAACGTCCAAAGAGAAGTCtctttccaacaccatttatctTTCATGTTGgaaaaaagtcatgaaataaaggGTCATAATTTACAATCCTGACCTTGACTTCAAAATGAGATGTCACTTGTTAACACAAATAAGGTAACTATCTTTCAGATTGGTGTTTAGAAAATGTGATTATAGATTCATCTTTGACATTAATACgatttttgtaatttataataCTAAAGAAATGTAACATGCAAGTTATTCTACTAATTGTTGAGCTAAAAAAATGCTAGTTTCTCACACTTACACATTAGTCAATATTGTGCCAACTATGCGTCCATTCTACTGCATGAGAACTCTAAATCAATTAAGCCAACTGCAAAATAAACTCCTaagttgttcatttgtttttattgcacaGAATTTGCTTATTCATAACCCATTACTAGTTAATCTCAATAATTAGCCTGATTCCAGGTTTTACAGTTATTGATTCACTCAAGAGATATTTTTGCGCATGATCTCCAGATCAATTTTGTAATGCCTATACGCATATTCTTCATCCAAAGCACAGAGATGGCCAGGTTTTGGCTTAGTGCTTTCTTAACTCTGGCACTGTCTCCCCTTACCTTCTATGATGTAGATGCATTCCCGGTCAGGGGGATACTTGCTGGGATAGTTGGGAGAGGTAAAGATACCTCCCTCTGCATGTTTTGTCCAAGTTCCACACTGCACTGACTTCTGTGTTTCTGAGGTGGTTtgcttttctgttaaaaaaaaaaaaagttttaaaaagagccaTCATCCAATTTTCTATTGTACTAAAAATAGAGAGGACATTCTTATAATATCCAttagtaaattaatttttaaatgttgtcttAGCCAAACCAATCAATTATACATATTATAACAGGCTCAGATATTCTGGAATATTAACAGTAGgaggaaaataggaaaatacaaaataattcgAGGTCTTCCACTAGCATTTTTCTAAGTAAACACACCTGTTCCTTTCTTGGTTGCCCCAGACAAATGGAGGATGATTAAACTTGCTACaactgaaacagaaaagaaaaatcagagataaaataCACTGAAATGATCAAATCCCATAAAAACATAACATAATTTCAAGATAAAATAATATCAAAGCagattaattttttcattgttaaCTGTTAGAGGTCGATTCAGAACTTGCAAAAACCAATTTGAAATGTACAAATCAGGAAACCTTGGGACTCCCTGAAGGAACTAATGCAAGTTAAGAATGGATGAGACCCAAACTCCTAAGGCAAATACATCATTCACTCTAAAGGCAACATGACAATTTACTCATGTCACACACAGTACTGTGGGACTACAGGAGTCACACTGTATCTAAACTACCCTTAGGGAATGGCTCTGCCAGCATCTCTGAAGAAAGAGAGGGTCCAGAAggtaaaaaggaggaaaaggagaggcaAACGATGAGAACAGCTCCATGACTGTTCCTGACACACTGCAGTGTGGctgtattttagaaaataaatacttagaCAAATCCTACAGACTGTGGGGGAGGAGAATAAGCAAGAAACAGATTAATGTGGATTGTGGGCATTAAGCAGCATTATTGGAATGTTGCCTACAAAAATGTTCTGAACCTCCAAGTAACCCCGTCCCTCAGCACTTTCTAAGCTGTGAAATTAATCTCTTCTAACCTTAACTTGATTTAATACCAAATCGATATATAGAAATTGATTATTAATTTGAGAAACGTGATTTCCAAAAGCATTATATTGAGTCAGGTTTCCAGTGTCAAAGAGACTGTGATCTGTAACTTAACAGTAAATCTGCAATGCCATTATAATCTAAACTTGTTTTACTTCCATATTCTTGATCTAATCAACATTTTTACAAGACAAAACGCTAGCAAAATAGTAAGTAAGCTAGTCTtcataatttgatttttcttctattttatttttcttattcattttgtcATCCAACGACATAAAAGGTCcatgttttcacattttcacTTAAAATGAATTCGGGGGAGAGCACAATtcacaaatatttcctgaattaAAGCTCACCACAGGCTTATACATTTATACTTAAACATTATTCTAAGAAACGTATCTAGGTcttgatattaatatttaaaatattgtcaatTGTGTGTTACTTTATGCTCTAGCCagttcatttgcattttaaattaaggCACTGGCTGCTCTCATTACTGTGtgtttccacaggaaaaaaaaaaatcaatttaatttgTCATGATTCTGCTCACACCCAGAACACACAGGTATACACATCCTTCAGCATCAGGATGTGTATTTGTTTACTCCGCTCTTCCTGTTTTGATGAAATCACATTATAGACCACGTACTGTGTTTAACTCCTCAGCAAAGCCCTCTCAACTGCGTGGCCCGCGATCAACACTCTCATCTTTGCTTAGTAATGATAAATTTCCACCACATATTTTCTTATACTGCCTTTTACTCGATGACTCGTGATACTATTTTCCTCTCATTCCTTCCCACCTCTACACTGCCCGCGTTACCACACACCCATAAAGCGACATCAGCGGTCTCCAGAGCGGAAAGGGGTGGAAGCTGACCCTCGCCCTTCCCTCCAGCGCTGGCTTCAGGTGTGCCTTCTGCTACCTCCCGTACTGCGAACAGGGGCCCGCCGAGCTCCGGGAGCCCCTAGAAGAGGAAGACTCCTCTGGCCCCACTAGGTATCATCCGCGCTCTCCCGCTTTCCACCTGCGCCCTCGCTTGGGCCAATCTCTGCCGCACGTGTCCATCCCTGAACTGCACGCTATTCTCCACCCCCGGGGGGTTCCTGCGCACTGAAAGACCGTTCTCCGGCAGCTTTTGCGATCGGGCGACGGCTGACCGCGCGCCGCCCCCAACGCCCGGTTCCACGATGCTGCAATACAGAAAGTTTACGTCGGCCCCGACCCGCGCGGGACTGCAGGGTCCGCCGGAGCGCGGCGCAGAGGCTTTTCCTGCGCGTTCGGCCCCGGGAAAGGGGCGGGAGGGCTGGCTCCGGGAGCGCACGGGCGCGGCGGGGAGGGTACTCACTGTGAAGCACGCTGCGCCCATGGATCATGTCTGTGCGTTACACCAGAGGCTCCGGGCTCCACTAATTCCATTTAGAGACGGGAAGACTTCCAGTGGCGGGGGGAGGACAGGGTCGAGAGGTGTTAAAGACGCAAAGCAAGAACGAAATAAAGGGGGGCCGAGAGGGAGACCGAGAGGAAGGGGGAGCTCCGAGCCCACGCTGCAGCCAGATCCGGATGAGTCCGTCCTCCGCCCCGGGCGGGCTCTCGCTCTCGCTGGCCCTCAGCGCCGCGCAGCCAGCAGCATCCCCACCGTGACGCTCGCATCACACCCGGGCGCCGGCCGCCACCATCCGCGCCGCCGCCGTCAGGACCCTCCTCCCGGGCATCGTCGCCGCCGCGGGGTCGGGAGGACGCGGCGCGCGGGAGGCGGCGGTCGCAGGGCGAGCCCCGGGACGCCCCgagccggggccggggccggggagAGGGCGCAGCGAGGTGGGGGCCAGTCCAGACCGACGGCAGCGACGgagcgggcggcggcggcggcgccggcGGCGGCGGGGTGGCTCAGTCCCCAGTCTCAGACGCGCCGCGCAGCAGGTCGGAGCAGCCTCCCCGGGAGGATGTCCAGCGGCAGCGCTCCTCGCTCCAGCCCTTGGGGATCTTCCGCTGAGGCATTGAAGGCAGGAAGAAGGGGTCCGTCATCGGCTCGCCGGGCTGCGCGCCACCTCTGCTATCTTGCGGAAAGAGGAGCGGGTGGGTGGGCGTCTGGGAGGCGGGCTGGAGGGCGGTGCAGGGGAGCGGGGCGGccggggggggggcggggggcggggggcggggaagggagggaggagaaaggagcCGGAAGAGGGCAGAGTTACCAAATGGGCTCCTTAGTCATGGCTTGGGGCTCCGCGACCCTCCTGGAAGCCCGGAGCCTGGGTGGGATAGCGAGGCTGCGCGCGGCCGGCGCCCCGGGGCTGGTGCGCGGCAGAATGGGGCCGCGGCGGCGGCAGCAAGGACATCCCAGCCGCGCGGttctgggggaggggcggggagggggtgaGGACCCGGCTGGGATCCGCGGCTCGGCCCGCCAGGGCGCAGAGAGAGGATGCAGCCGCAAATCCCGAGCCGGATCCTCGTGCCGGACGGAAGCCGTGGAAGCGGGAGGGGCCTTCGTGTGAAAATCCCTTGTGGGGTTTggtgtttcactttttaaaggtTAGACCTTGCGGGCTCTCTGCCTCCCACCCCTTGTTTTCCATCCGCGTAAAGGAACTGGGcgccccctctccctccctccctggggcGCAGGTTTCGCCGTGGACTCCGCGCTCAGCTTGGGAGACACGGCAGGGGCGCGCCCCAGGGAAAGGCAGCGGTAAAAGTTTCGCGGTTGAGCACTGGGCCTGATGCCCAGTCCCCCCACCAAATTACTCCTGCAAAGACGCGGGCTTCTTGCAATTGAGCCCCCCACCTCGAGGTATTTAAAACCACCCCAAGGCACACACGGACCCCCATTCCCCCGCGCCACTTCCTCCTACAGGCTCGCGCGGCGCGTTAAAGTCTGGGAGACACGAGTTGCGGGGAAACAGCACCGGAAGAGCCCGGGCTTGTAAAATGCGAATCAATGAATACGAAATAAGGGCAACCGCGAGGCAGCGCCGGGAAGGGCTGGAGCGCGCGGGGGTGCAGGGAGTCCCTCCCTGGGCGCCGCAACGGCACCTCCTCCCTTTCCCGGCTCCGTCCCGCCCTCCCTCGGCCTCTGCGGACGCGACCCACGCAGACCACAGCCGAGCCCGCCGGACCCCGGGACTACGGAAGCCATCCCGTCCGGCCACCCACACCCGCGCCGCGGCTGGGGCTTGGGTTGGGGACTGTGGCGGCGAAGAAGCCGGGGTAGGAAGAGCTAATGGCAATGGCGGGGTCGCCGAGGGGCGGGGGGTCAGCAGCAGACGCTGAGCTGTGAAGACTAGGGTGGCCCCGAAAGGccgaggaaaggagaaagggccGTGAGAAGAGTCTGGCGAGCGCTCGAGGCCGGGGGGCTGCCTCCCGGCTCTGGCCCGGCCTCCGCTTCCCGGCACCTGCTGCTGGGGCGCCCACGTGTGCGCGGGGCTGCGCGGGGCGTTGGGTGCTCGTCGCAGTCCTGCCCACGCCTAGCGCAGCGGCTGTGAGTGGGTGGAGGTCTCCTGCCAGTAAGTTGGGATGAGGGACGATGAGGTGACCCCCAAGTCTGGAAGGAATTCAGAGTCTCACACGCGCCCCCAAGCCTCCTACCACCACACCAAAGTGCTGGTTCCTCGATTTCCAGGGTGGGGTAAAGTGACCGAGCAAAGGggatggtgtgtttgtgtgtgcgagCGCATATACGCGCGCGCGTGTTGTGCATCCGTGTAATGAAAGGTGGGTCATGGGTCAACCCGGGAGTAGAGCGAGATGGAGACCTAAAGAGAGAAAGCTGAGAGAAGGGGGAAGACATGGACAgggtaagagagagagaaaggagagagagaagaaagggaaaagaggagcggggagagaaaagagaggcaggagagagaatgaggggaCAGAAGAGAGTAGGGAGACGAGAAGGCGGAGGACAGAAGAAatgggggagagggaagaggacagAGAGGCTGCGCGCCTCCGAATACCCCAAGTCCAGCAGAGCTGGAGGCCTGTGAGAGGAGCTGCGAGCTTGAGCAAAGGGAGAGAGGTGAGCGGATGGAGGGAGATTGGTGAGTATCCGCCCACGCACCTACTTGTAAAAAGATCAAAGGGAAACACGCAGAAGGTCCCGCGGGAGTCCTGTGACCCACGTGAGGTGCTCGTGCCAGCGCGGGGTGGGAGGTGGTGGGCAATGTTGGTCGTGGAGCTGAGGAAGAAATTCTCCAGCCTTAAGGAAGCAAAAGAGTTCAAAGATCAGTGAGGCTGCTCAACAGAGGGATATGCAGATGACAGAATGCCTGGAAGACGCTTTTGGGGATCCGGGTCATCTATAGAGGAGAGGGTGGGGATCTTGCAAAAGGACCAGTCGCAAGAGTTGACAGTTGAATGTTGGAATCTTTCTTATGGTTGGATGGCACTTTCTTTACATCCAAAATATGCGTTATTCGTGAAAATGACATAGTTCTACAAAGAAAGTggcaacatttaaaattatttgtagaaagTTACTGCATTTCTCAATCACAGTTTGAAGGCAGAGAAAACTTGGTTTTACGATAAATGCTCTCATTCACCTGCCCTCTTCTGTCCTCTTTGCCCAGAACAGTTTCCCAGGACACTGGGATTTTGTAACCTGCCAAGGAAGTGGCTACGTTGCTAAACAGGTAGTCCTTTTATGGGAGACAGGAAATTAGGAAGGAACTCATAGGGAATGTGAAAGGGTCCTAACCTTTTGTCTACGCCTGTATTTGAAATCAAATATCTTGCATTAACAGtggtctctatttttttcttttcttttttttttttttaaatgaattaaaggctggagcgcagtgactggatcacagcttgctgcagccccaacttcctgggctcagctgagcttcccacctcagcctctggagtaactgggactacaggcacaggccatcatgcctggctaattcttttattttttatattttttagagaggGGGTCTAGCCTCTCTAACAGCATGTTACCCATGCTGTTTTCAGACTCCTGGCCAAAAGGGATCCTGTGGCCTCCCGCTGATCTTTAATGCCCAGTGCTTTCTTGGGCAATGCGTGGGGCTGAGGCATTAAATTTTGCTGAAACCTCAGTGCTGAGGGAGTGAGTGTGCACGTTCTGGACCTAGGACAGGACAGAGGCCTGGCTAGCTCAGGTGCTCTGATAATCAACCAAGAGACTGGGCCAGCACAGATGCTGAGGCCCTCGCTGCACTCTCCTACTCTTTCCAGGCTGCAGGTGTAGCATTGTTATTGAcaattccattcatttttcttcatacaCACCCATACACGCTTTTCACCATCCACTACATCCTGTTTACTTAGCAAGCTGCCTTCTCATTTTTGAGTTCCAGAATCCACACTTGCTGAGTAATGCTACCTCCCTAATAGCGACCCACAAGATTTTTGTTTCTGAGAAAAACCAACATATGGGAAAAGTTCAGTTTCTCCCAGAAAAGGTTGCGCAAACATATGGTCAAATTACAAGATGTCGTTATTTTGAAAGGAAGAGCATATAAACTGATAGCTTTTGTGAGTTGAGTGTGCCATCCTGGAAGATGGTGCTTTGTCGCAGTTCCCCAAGGTTAGCATTGAAATAGTGACTACTATAGAAGATGGTGCAGAATTAAAGCCACTTGAACCCAATGAAGGTGTCATTAGTAAGTTGGTTTTATTTCTCAGCTTGCAGCTTCCTAACAGTGAAAGATCAGAAGGACTTCCAAAATCCTAAAAAGAATTGGCGTAGGGTACAAGCCCTTCTAATTCAAATGCACATAGTATTTGTCTACATACATGTACTTCTCTATAGGAAAAATAAAGCTACAGTTCTACCAGGGCTCTTTTGTTAATTAATCTCCAGTACTGGCATCATCTTAAAAGCTGTCTATCAGTAAAAAAGGTGAtgctacaaaaaataactcaaatgtaATAGTGCTAATGACACATCCATAATACagtaatattttctgatttttacatAATTGATTTACATGGTTGTGAAGTGTAAAGGTTTTTGCATTTAACAATATATGTCATAATACTAGTTTCTCAAAAACAAGTAATTTGCTGGTAAATATAGGAATGTTTTTTGAAAATACTCTGAAATACTCTAACATGAAGCTGGTTTTAAGCAATATTGAAGAAGCTCTCTTCAAAAAATCTATAGGAGTATCCTAACGCAGTAGAAAGTCTCCACGAAATAGAAGACCTGTCAAAATCTCTGAAATCTTACATTTAAACCAAACAGGATATTTTATGATCACCactagggaaaaataaaatatggttttGTTAGAAGTacaaatatattgtattcttagaCAGCACAAGAATGTTTGACTCTTGTGGGAAAGAACTTTCATAGCACTTCCTTAGCCAGTTATTTAATAGCACTTTCAGATACAAGATCCTTCAATCCATATCAAAACTCAgagaaaaaattttcattttgattgaTATTTACTTCGCAGtggcttataaaaataataccaattatttttataatcactcGACTAATTATAAGCTCATCCTCTATAAATCAACATAAACTTCAGGAACATTTACGAAGATACAACCCAAGATTAAAAGTGTAAAGGCTCTGACAGAAGCCACCTTTATAGTATAAGTATTGTACCACAAAGTCCACGCACTGCTATTTCAGGGAAAAAACAAGTTTCCACTCCTAGAAGACGgcatatttggaaaatataagcTAAACTAAAGGGTAAATCTACATATTCCATGTCAAAATAACCattaataaatacaaacaaaatgttACTTCAGTGTGCTAAATCAGACATGTGAAAGTTTCTCATGGGTTAGACATactttgtgtgtgcgtttgtgtgtgtgtgtgtgttgaactcTCGCCCTGTTGAACAGGCTGGAATgaggtggcgcgatctcggctcactacaacctctgctccctgggttcaagcctgccacaacctccagagtagctgggattacaggtgtgtgccaccacgcccgcacaatttttttttaatatttttagtagaaacagggttttgccatgttggccatgctggtctcaaactcctaccatcaggtgatcagcccgccttggcctcccaaagtgctgggattacaggtatgagccacagcgccctgccttttttcataattatataaGATAATAGCGTCACATAAACTTAATAACTCTGGCTATTTAGCACATACTTTAATCTtattatgatatattattatGTGGATTTGGAAACTAACAAAAGCCATGATTTGCTTGGTGAAAGTAACCCTGGATGTTAAGGTAGGACTTAACATCCAGGACTTATCTGACTTAAATACATTTTGAGGAGAGTACCAAGCTTTTGTGCATGAAgggaaatattaaatgaaaatcttccttttttaaatacTAACTACCTGATTTACCTATTCTTTCTTTGAGTGTCCATTCTCTATTATAATTAATATGTGTAAGGAAATGT is from Pan troglodytes isolate AG18354 chromosome 17, NHGRI_mPanTro3-v2.0_pri, whole genome shotgun sequence and encodes:
- the LOC735990 gene encoding uncharacterized protein LOC735990 — its product is MRINEYEIRATARQRREGLERAGVQGVPPWAPQRHLLPFPAPSRPPSASADATHADHSRARRTPGLRKPSRPATHTRAAAGAWVGDCGGEEAGAYNSGFITTYIRIEVHEQKICPSGIPNAKLK